The Bubalus kerabau isolate K-KA32 ecotype Philippines breed swamp buffalo chromosome 21, PCC_UOA_SB_1v2, whole genome shotgun sequence DNA segment CAACTTCTTGGAAAGGAGGAGGTTTGGGCATTCTCCATTTGCAAAACCCTCCACCTTGGACCTGGGCCACTAGTCATCttttgcggggggtgggggggggcattctcactgcagagatgggagccctgggttttctCAGCGCCCATCACCTCCCCTCCAGATACCCCCAAACCACTGGCAACAACCCAAGAAACAGTTTCTTCAATTTCCCCCCACAGCACATTATTAATAAACCGCTCCAACTCTGAACGGAAAGAAGAAAGAGCTCAAACTTTGAAGCCTTGGGAATTAGTAAATCAAGagctaaaattcaaaacaaatgcTCTTTCATGTGGAGCCCCCccccatcacttttttttttctttctgcagttCCCTTGAACCATGCTAGCCCTTCAGAGACAAGCACTCCTTCCTAGCAGCTCCTCATTCATTGACTGCAGTTACTATGGGGGCTGGggactgggggctggggggtTCATCATTGCTTTACCCTCAGTGTCTTTCCAGGACTAGAAAAACTCTCGGAAGCCCACCCATCTCAGAAGGGGCTACACTGTCACACTGTTTGGCTCTGGGGCCGGGAAAGGAGGCTGGTGGCCCAGGCTGGCGTCGTCACTTCCTCCAGCAGAGGAGACAGACAAGATGTTATCAAGAAGACAAACCTTCCGAAAAGCCCCCTTTCAAAAGCTACCACCACTTCCCTTGCTTATTTCATGTGGTTCGGAGGGGCTGGGACTCCTCCTGCACAttcaggatttaaaaaataaaaccgtCTAACAACATCCTGAGTGCACCATTTCGCCCagaccctttcctcctccttggccTTCTTTCTTTCCGGAACCCTCTCAGCCTCAGAAAGCAGAAGAGACACAACTCACACATCCCTGTATGTTCTTTCCTCCGCCGCCATGGTCCATGCTCATCCTCACGCCCCCTAGCCCCCTGCCCTCTCTgggttccttttttttcctgctcagCTCTCATTAGGAGCTTTAAGTAAACAATACCCTCTGTCTCAGATAACAGCCAGAGTATATACTGTGctgaaatcaaaacaaacaagggTCTCCCTGAAGACATTCTCGGCAAGATCAATTCCTGCAGCGGGAACTGGCTGGGAGGAACCAAGACTGACTGACACTTGACCAGTCAGAAGTCCCCTCTCAGAAGCGCTTTACAGCTTCCATCTGCACTGCCATGATCCCACCTACACGAATGTCCCAAAGGCAAATGCCCAGAACTCTACTGgatcttctcttttctcccccaggttACTTCCCCTCTTGTTTTAGCTAGTTGTTAGAAAATCCTGTGATGGCATGCATACCGGGGTGGGAAAAGCAGGTGGAAACAGGACATCTTTAGAACAAAATGGAAATGTCTCCCACTTACATTGGTAATGAGCATCTCCAAGTTTATCACTCTCTTCTCCCGTCTCTCAGTGACAAGGATGCTTGGGCTACCCAGTGCCCCTCACCCAATTCCATAACCCTCTAGCCAGGGCAAATTTCAGGCCCCTCGCTCACACCTGTGGGCCCTGAGGGACACCTTCCCTGCTGGCTAAGTGTCAGCGCCTGCTATCTGCAGtgacccatccatccatccatccccaaCACACACTGTAGACTCCAGCCGGAAGCTCGACCGGGAGGCAGGATGGGCAGAGAAGCACCGAGGTCGTCTTCTCTAAACTCCCATCCTACACCCAGGATCTATCTTCTACAAGTTTCCAAAAGGTGGATCCCTTCCCTTCAAGGCACCTGATGCACTGAGAGCAAGAGAAGAGCTTAAACCCAAGAACTAAGAACACCAGAGTCACCAAGTGAAGCCCCTCCAGCCGGGGGCTGCTTAACAACAACTGAGAAACACAGCCCACACCCAGGTGGCCCCCATTTCCGCATCTATGGGGTGGGCCAAGAACCTCGAGCTGAAGGGCGACGGGAGTCAGCGCAGAAACGTCCAGTTTAATGCACATAAAAACGTGAATTAACTCCAGACCAGCTGGGGTGGCAGAAGGCCACCTCCGGTCCTCCAAAATCTCTGGTCATTTCAGGAGGCCTTGGAATTCccaggaaaataagagaaaagcatCTCACCTGAAAGCCCCCCAGGGGCCAGATAATTCGTTCCCCCTGTTTCAGCGGAGGAAGGCACAGCATCTGGACAGTCTGCTGTGGAtttgagaaggagagagaaataaatacacaaataaataaatacaccaaGATTAATTTTTAAGCACATTCTAAGCAGCATTAAAGAGAAACCACACATTCCAAACGGCTGACTCCCAGCCACGATGCTGATTATTAATGCGCTGCTCAGGCTTTGCTACCCATCATGAGACAGACCACAGCACCTTGTCACCCGTCTGGGCTCCGGGCAACCAGTTAATCATTCGTCAAGTCAGACTTGATCACAGActgctggaatttttttcttttattgcaagTCCCCCATTGAGGAAACCAGGTAGTTCCCAAGGTCAAACAAAGGAGGCCCGTGTTCTCTCCCAGCCACCTTTCTCAGGGCAAGATCAAGGGCATGGCCTCTTTGCTTGGATCCAGTGGCCCTCGCCACCACTCTCACCTGTTTACAGACAGACTTCCCAGTTCTTTAAGAAGAAACGGGTGTTGGGCTGAAGGGACTGCATTTCCCTTTCTAATAAAGGTAGAGTAAGTGCAAGAAAATCTCAAGTACAACTCAAAGAATCTTATTCATGTACGCACCTGGGTGAAGCCCCCTCAAGTCAAGAGAACAGAGAACATTCTCAGCAAGGCTCCCAGCTCCTTCCAGACCTAATCCAAAAACTCCCCATGCGTGGAAACCTTCCTGGGCAACCCCAGACCTGCAAAGCTCCCTGCCCTCCATCCCTATAAAATCTTCCTGGCACCCAGCACTTGTGGAGTTGCCTTCCGCTGTCTTTCCTGATCTTTTACCTTCAGATCCTGTCTGCCTGAACTAGTCTATAACCTTCTCTTCAATGTCTTTGTCACCCTCAGGTGCTCAGCATAGTGACCTAAATGTTAATGAGGATAATGACGATTCCAGCTGAGAAATAGACTCCACAACCTCCCTCCaagcaattaaaacaaaaaataatggcTACGAACCACAACTAATTAGTCCCatgaaacaaaaacacacaagaccccatAAGTGTATCGGGCATCACTGCCAACGCCAAACTTAGGAAATCCACAGAGAAAGGCCAGCTCGGGAAAGGCGAGTCCTGGCTCCAAAGCAGTCACACCGGGTCAGATGGTGCAAATCCCAGATCCTCCTTCTCCAGGTCACTAGCAGGATGTCCATGGAGTGTGCATTACCAGTTTCCCACTGGAACCGCTTAGCCAAGACGGCAAATAGGAAGCCAAGGGAAAGAGGAGCCCAGAGGCAAGGAGCCATGGAGCTCTCTAGGGACCTAGCAGCTGTGTCCATTCCCTGGGTAAAAAGGGGATGGGGCTGGGCttgccaccctcccacccccaccccaagtctCAGGTTCTCTCTCTAATCCCGCTCTTGCATTCTCCCTCAGGTGCGAGAACAACTTTCCAAGAATTCTTCTCCACAGGGGAAGGGTGGGCCGAGGAATGGCAGCATCAGGCAGGGGAGACAGAAAAGACCATGTGGGTAATCTCATTGTATCAGGGTAAAGTTTAATTCCTAACAGGAATATACAGTGTTACAGGATACACTTAATCAAATGGAAAACAATAGGGGCAGGCAGGAAATGGAGTTGCTGGTTAAAGAGTGTATACCCTGCACTTTCCAAACTACTCCGATGGCCTTCACCCTGAAGGAGAGACAGGCTCCCCGCGAAACGGAAGACACCCCCACATTTAAACACGATGATTTTGGCCAGCCCCCATTGCCCCCAACTCTGGCTGGCTGAATCCTAGGGGCAAGGTATGTTTCAAAGGAAGGGCCCGGCATCTCGGGGTAGAGCTGGGACCTCGAACAGGGCTGTCAGCCGGTCTCAGATCAAAGGTAAGCCAGCTCCACACCAGCAACCACAAGCGTTTCTATGAAATGGTGCTCTGCCCTTTGTGCAGCGCCTTTGATCTCAGGAGGGATTTACAAACATTAATTAGGTCTCCCTACCACCTCTGTGAAGGAGCAAGGTATACCTGTTTGACACGCACCTAGGTAAACTGAGGCGTCACTGAGTAGCCCAAGGGGCCACCCGGTGAGCGGGGCCCTACCCAAGGGTTCAGCCCTCTCCTCCCCAGCAGGCCTCACTCTCTTCCCTGCGGGTAGTCGGGCTGAGACAGTCTTCAGCATCATCTAGGTCCTGCCAGGCTAGTAAAGGGCCAAGAGGCCACACCTCCGTCTCTCACCCACGAAAAAAAGAGCTTCGCTGCGATAGCTCTCCCAAGTCAGGGTGTCAGCTTCTGCTGTGTCACCTGCTCCCCAGAAGTGCTGGGTTCTGTGGGAGACTCACTTCCCTGTCCCAGCAGCAAGAGAGCCCTTGAAGACGCGGGCCTGGAATGAGCTGCTGCAAAGGATACAAGGTGACAAAGCTGGGGACACCCTCTTCTCTCAAAGAATGGTTTCCCGACAGCCAGCATCGTCTTGCCAACTTAGTTCTGAGCTTCCTAAGTACCATCTGGCACAGAGGAgttcccccgccccccactaTACCCTAAGCTCTGCCCCAACCCACAGGCCTGGTTACAGAAGGACAAACCGGTGCATCGGAATCATCAGTGCATTTTAGGCAGGCACATCATCAGGCCTgtagaatgactgaatgaatgaacaaaccaataaatgagtgaatgaatgcatcATCTAATTTCTTCGATCATTTCTAGATTTAAAAACAGGCCTGAAAAAGAGTGGCCTGAGTTGAAAAAATAAGTGCAGAGCAAGGTCTCAGACTTCTCAACTAGGCTTTGGAGGCCTGATCTGCCAAGAGGCACTGGTCACCGGGGTCCCTGGCCTAAACAAGGAGCATATACCCAGCAACAtcagcccccctcccaccccaagaCATTCTTCAAATAGTTCAGACCTTCAGATACAGAGGAAACAGgaagcagagcccacacagcatccCCACTCCATAAACTGCGATCTCATTCTAATAACCTGCTCTCGCCCCTGGTGTGATAAGGGTGGATAGGTGCCATGACTTCTGAAAGCCTCATGTCACAGACACCTTGCTCCTTCCTTCAGCCATGGCGAGCGCCCCTTCTCAGAAGATCCTGCTGACTTCGAACCACCTAGCAATCAGGTCTACCAAAGCCAGGCCATCCCAGAGGCCGCAGTGGAACAGTTTGAACCATAGCAAAATGGAACTCCCAACTTTTAGCCCTGGCATTCctccaaaggcttccctggtggctcactccATAAAGAgttcgcctacaatgcaggagacctgggtttgatccctgggtcaggaagatcccctggagaaggaactggcaacccactccagtatgcttgcctgggaaatcccatggacagaggagcctggtgggctacagtctgtgggatcgccgagagttggacacgacttaatgactaaaccaggACCACCAGTTCCTCCAAAGGCTGCAGGGAGACCAGGCCTCAGCCCCTTCCCACTGCCTCTGCCCATGCTGGAGACTTTGCAGAAGAGATTCCCTTAGTTGTGCAACTGGTTAAGATTTTAATAACGTTCCATTGTAAACCTTATGGCTGCTTCTCACCTAGTAACCCAAGGCCAAAAATTCAACCTGGACTCGGAAACTTTACAGTGTGAGCAGCTGACCGAAATTCCCCAGCCAAATACTCTCCGCAATGTGCAAGGCAAAGAGAAACCTGGGGCAGCATCTCATTTGTGCCCCTGGCCACAGCAGCCAGCACAGCCAGCCCTGGCTGTCCTCCAGTGTCAGGAGACACGGGGGCTTCACCTATTAGCACCCTCATGTCCTTACAGCAGGATGGTACTTTTcgttatacttttttcttttttttttaaatttcagggtTTTCTGGGTTTGCAGggcggcggcggggggcgggggggctacttttttgtttgttcttttgttgttgttttgttttacataGACATTTTGGGTGAGTAACCAGCTGTCTGAGTTTCCGATTGGCAGGTTAATCACTTCCTATTGGCTGATCCGGAGAACTTTTCTCCCCCTTGGAAATGGCGCATTCCTGtctttgtggcttctcttgtttacACACATTCTGCTACCTAATGTCAACACTTGCTAATGAATAAATATATCACTCCATTCGCTGAAAATGAGGTCCTGGCCTGAGATGGTCACTGCTTGAATCTGGTGGACAGAGCTGTCCCACTATCTCTGCAGGAAACCCCACAGAACGTGGGCCTTCTTTCCTATGGTTATAGGAAGTTTCTCTCAGAACAGTTCCCCCGGTCGTCTTTAACCCTGGGGCCAAGATGACtggcctctctcttctctcttttaagGAAAACCTCCACATTTGAAGACTacggaaggaaaaacaaaaagcaggagaGAGAGGGCCCCTTGGAGAACTAAGCTCATAAAAGAATTCTTGAGCCTTGATGCCAAAAACCCAGTCAAGTTACATTCTTGGAGAAAACAGACCTTGGTAATCTCAGTTAACGTTTGTTACAAATACAGAGCTGGTTTATCTCCTCATTAATGACCATTTATCTGGTGTTTTGTAAATCGAAAGCAAAATATCATATGCTTCGCAGGCCACTTATTAGACAGGCACCAGGCAAGCAGCAACGCCTTCCGACTGGAGGGAGTGTGGAGTCAGGGAGGGCTGGCTGGAGACCATGGGCTTCGCTTACACCATTCATTAAAGTATTTAATTTAGGACAACGCCCCAGCAAAACTTTTAATTAGTGGGGGGAAAGGCCCAACAGCCAAAACTCATGAGGCGGAAGGACCTGTAGAATTCCAAGAGGGAAATGGGGCCCAACCCTTCATTTCTCCTTCTCCCAGAACCCTGGCAAAACAAGACTGTCACAAGCACTGCATTTCTCAGGCACCGGCAGAGACCACAGTTACAACGCAGACTTGCAGGCACAGGAACCTCCCCCCTGTAAGAAAGGGCTCCAGGAAACAAGGACCCATCAGAGCTGCCTCCCAGCTCTGtgatccctcctcccttctcccctgcaCTGCCAGCCAGAAGTTGAATGCAGACAAACGCAACAGGGCTGGTGCCAGCCTCAAGTGGGGCTTCTGCCCTGGCCGAATGCCATCCAGTGACAAAGCAACAGGCAGGCCAGAGCTATGCTAAACACTTTTATGGCCCCCACTAGGAATTCTGAGAAAACtaggagggggcagggggctgtTGCCTTTACTCCTTAAATTTTCTATTCTCTTGCCCCAAACCGAGGTCATCTCTACACTTTTCTAAACAGTCTTCTCTCCCATCGGGCTCTCCAATCTCCCCATTGATACTTCTGGCACTCACAGAGTGTCCCACGTTTCCCATCACCCTGTCCCATTTGGCTCCCTAGACCTGCATGCACCAGAGTCCACGCTCTGAGTTGAGCCAGCTTGGGTTATGGAGtacaaatacaagaaaaaaatgaacaaaatggaaagcatACCTAAGAAACATCTTtgcaaaaagaaagatatatatgtatacatacacacacattaccTCCAGCTCCAGtcacaacaaaaaaagaaaaagaaaaaaaaaatccaccaaatTGCCAACAGAGGAAACCTATAACCACCTCAGGGCAAGTCCAGAGTCTCCCCAAGCCGCTGCCTAGACACACAAATCCGCGTTCTACAGCCTCCATTTCTAACTTAAGACAggaaggatatttttaaaatcagctacTCACCAGTTGGTTTGAGAAAATCCATCGGGTATCTGGAGTAAGGAGGAGGGGGAGACtctggaattaaaaaagaaagagaaaataaaggctgAGCCCTGAGAGAGAGATAGAAACTTATGATAACAGAGGCATTCTTTTAGCCCAACTGTTTGTCTTAGCTGTGGGGGTTGGAGGCAGGGCCGCGAGGCGGTGATTGCCTTGATATTTAGCTGTCAGATAAACAAAAGAGGCCGCCTGGCGCCAGCCTCGGCGCGGCGCTCCTCCACGTctgcggccgccgccgccgcgctcgGCCGGCCCGGCTGCAAACCGCCGGCTCGGCCGCCTCACGTCGCAGTTCACGGGGCGGGGGGCGAGGAAGCCCCCCCTCTTCTCCTACTTCGCGTCCCAGAACTTCAGACCCTGCTGCCTccgccaccccccgcccccgaccCGTCCCCCCGGGGCGTAGTTCATCTCCGCCACCGCCGCTGCGCCCCGCACCCGCGCGGGGAACACGGGCTTCCCCTTGCCCAGCTTCCCCGGAAGGTGCACCCCAAGGGCGCTGGGGAACTTGCATCGGTGGGCGCCCGAGGTGCACCCCGCCCCCGcacaaagaggcagagaaaagggATGCAATGGAGAAGGCTGGGAGCATAAAGGAGAAGGACCCCGGGGTCTCAACGGAGGAGCCCAGGGCCCAACTCAGTAGTCTGGGGACAAACCATCCAACAGTCGGTTACACTGCTCTCTCTCCTGCCCTGGAAGAAAGTAGGATACACCCAACTTCCCCTGACTGCCTGTTCTCTCTCACCCCGGGCTGGCGGAGCTGGGAGCAGGTATCCAGCTCGGCCTCCTATCCTGCTCTCTCTGCCTCAAAACCCAAAGCTGCGCCGGCCAGGGCAGGCTTCCTGGCCCCTTGCGCCCGACGTGACGCTCCCCCTTCCTTCCTAAAGGGGAGCCTTCCTCTCCAGCCTTTACTACCGCTTCTCCGAGCCTTCCTTGGCGGGCTTGGACCGAATCCAAGTCGGCCACACACCTCAACGCCTCTCGCCGTGCGGGGGAGGCGtgacccccccccacacacacttctCTCTGCACCCCCTTGGCTGATCCGGAAATAACCCCATGTCTGCAGAATATGGGCATGAATGAGTAGGGCCCAGAGGCACCATCCCCCCGCCCTTGGGGCCACCGAGGAGAGAAAACTGGAAGGGAACCCCGAGGGAATGCCTTTCCAGTTTCCCCGGGTCCCCTCTCTATACCTTTGTCCCCCAAATCTCCTCCCAGGAGGAAATGTACACACACCCCTCCGGCGTGGTGGCTGCACTAGCCCACAGCCCAATCGGGCTTTTCTTCCCCCCACCTGAGTGCCGGGGGAAAAGGGGGCACCGGCGGGTGGGCGTGGATCAACTTCTTACCTAGTTCGCAGAGTCGGCTAAGGTGATGGGGGTTGCAGCACACCAGCTCGGGGTTGATCTTCCCGTAAGATTCACAGCAACACAGCCTCTTGACTTCCGAGGAATGCCTGAGATCCGGCCACCTGAACACTTTGCACAGCAGGAGGGGGAGCGAGTAGGTGGAGGGCGGCTGCGCCGGCTGCGAGCCGGCAGGCGCCCCCAGGCCCAGCCTGCAGTCCAAGCGGCCGGGCAGCAAGAGGCACGCGGTGCGCGTACCGCCGCGGGACTCCACGGCCTGGAGCAGCAGCTCCAGCTGCCGTTCCTTCAGTTTCTTGAGCACCGAGTGCGTGAGCGCTTTCAGATCCGCCTCGCCACCCCCGGCCGCGCCGGCGCCCGcggctggggggtggggatggttgTGACCTTTGGCACCTCGCACCGCCTTGCCCAGGCAGCAGACAGCCCTGcctgcgccgccgccgccggccccATGCGCCCGGCCGTCCGTCGCCCCTTCTCCCCGCAGCTCGCCTCCTCCTCCGCCTCCCCCCGCGCCCTCCTCCTCGTCCTCGCCGCCGGGCGCACGGCTCCTCCAGAGACGCCGGACGAGCGCAGATCGTTTGGTCCTGAACATGCGGGGCGAGGAGGCGAGGAGAAAAGTCGTTGGCCGGCTAAGGAGCGAACATGACCTCCGCACACCATGAAGAAGTCGGGCGCCGAGTTGGGGCAGCAGGCGCaggcgacagcagcagcagcaggggccctGGCAGGAGCGGCGGCGGCCCGAGGGGCGCTCCGTGGCATGCGCCAGTCTCCCGGAGGCCGGAGCGCGCGCGGGGGCCCGGGGGCGCCCGCCGGGGCTCGGGGGCCTGCGCTCCGGCTGCCCCACCCCGCGCGGCCCGCGCCGTGCGCCGCTCTCGGGCCCCGGCGCACCCCGGAGGAACGCGGCCGCCGCTTCCCTGGGGGCGGCGAAGCCTACCCGGGTCGGCGCCTCCCCAAAAAGAGGCCCCCCCGCAGTGGCTCCCGAGTGTCGGGCTCGCCAGCCTCGGCTGCCTACATGGAAGATCCGCGGCGGCAAAAAACGAAAGGCGTTCGGCAGGGCTGCTGGAGGGAGGAAAAAGCCTCTTTCCCCCTTGCTAAGCAACttaatttgggggtggggagaagcaattaaaaaaaaaaaaagcaggcacgcgatttatttttttcctctatatccTTAGTAACCGGATCTCCTTGAATTCCGTGCACACGAAGACTCGGGGGAGGGGGCTGAGTGGACTTCACCCCACATGAGATGTCTGGCGAAATAAGGAGGCTCTCTCAAAATCTAAGAACCAAACATGCAAAGCCCCAAATGAAAAACACCACCTCCTCGCACCCCGGAGGTCTGGGGGCGTCCGGCTGGAGCtggggtttaaaaaaagaaaatgtttacaaaGTAGAACGAGACGTTTGAGGGGTGGAAAAAAAACGTATCCACGAGTTACATCCCCTTTTTTTCCTTGCAAAGCCCCGCTgatcttcctctccttttcttctgccaaggaaaaaaaaaatcctatatatatattttttaatccacAGAAAGCTTTGGCTAGGCTGCTTCAATCCTTCGCATCTGGGTGGTTTAGGGGAGTCTCTGGCCTTTCCTCTTGCGCTCCCGGGGGCCCCGGTCGTCAGCGGGGACTTCCTTGGGGCTGGCGGGGGCGCAGGGGCAGAAGatgctgcggcggcggcggctgcgccCCGCGGGGCTGACAGCGCGGGGGAGGGCggcgcggcggccgcggcgggcCCCTGGCGGGCGGCGCGCTCTCGCCCTCTGCTCTCTAGCGCGGGGGCCACCGGCGCCCCCTCCCCGGGTTGCGGCTGGCCGCCGGGGCTCCCCGTAAAAGGCTGCTCGCCCCGACTCGGCTGCGGCGGCTGGAGGCCCCGGTTGTCCCTCACGCCGCCTTCTCCGAGAGACTCTCCTCGTCGCGGCCGGGAGCCTCCTTGTCCCCCCGTCCGCCCTCTCCTGGCACTCGGGTCCTTCTGCCGCCGCCCGGGGTTCGCCGCGCCGCACTCAGGGGCTCCTGGGCCGGGCGCTCGGCAGCTCGGCGCCGGCGGGCTGGCTCTCGTCTCGGGCAGCTCTCTCCGGCACGGCGAGCGGACCGAGCACGGCGCCCGGCTGGCTCGGCTGGCGCGGCTCGGGGACAAGCTCCTCCGTGCGCCGAGCAGGCGAGCGAGTGTGCCCGGGGCTCGCCGCCTCCCGCAAGgcctcccgcccccgcccccttccctcccccttcctcccccttccctcccccgccccccagccgccgccgcctcctccccgcctctccccccccccacccccccccgggCCCTCTGCTCTGCTGGTTCCACTGCGCAGTGGCGCGCCCGGCTCCGGCCTCGTCACGTGGCCGTCTAGACACCCTgtcgctttaaaaaaaaaaaaaaaagcgattgTGTTTCGCAAACAACAGATCGGGTTTCTAAAAGCTatttctccccccgccccccaaccccgctCACCACCCCCCTGCCACCGCCACCCGCCCAGGTCTGCAGAGGGGGGACCGATATGGGGCGGGAGCGGGGGTGGATAAAGGTGGGGAGCAGAGAAGCTCCCGGGGTCGACGGAGACCTGGAGGAATCAGAGGAGAAATGGGAAGACCCAAGAGCACCGATCGGGCACCGCCGGCGAGTTTTGGAGCGAAGCGAGCGGGCTGGTGGCCGGATTTAGACCCAGCCCGCGGAGCCTCGCGGGGGCTGTCCC contains these protein-coding regions:
- the SMAD7 gene encoding mothers against decapentaplegic homolog 7 isoform X2, with the translated sequence MFRTKRSALVRRLWRSRAPGGEDEEEGAGGGGGGGELRGEGATDGRAHGAGGGGAGRAVCCLGKAVRGAKGHNHPHPPAAGAGAAGGGEADLKALTHSVLKKLKERQLELLLQAVESRGGTRTACLLLPGRLDCRLGLGAPAGSQPAQPPSTYSLPLLLCKVFRWPDLRHSSEVKRLCCCESYGKINPELVCCNPHHLSRLCELESPPPPYSRYPMDFLKPTADCPDAVPSSAETGGTNYLAPGGLSDSQLLLEPGDRSHWGMAFASDSSIRTTRVSWCRKYGAKSAVASSSRGKWTACGCTTAAVTPSSSSRPHWTTRTPGRCWYTKCSPVSPSRLLTTRRRTACSGPTTTSSCSSRGLASPCRSAS
- the SMAD7 gene encoding mothers against decapentaplegic homolog 7 isoform X1, which encodes MFRTKRSALVRRLWRSRAPGGEDEEEGAGGGGGGGELRGEGATDGRAHGAGGGGAGRAVCCLGKAVRGAKGHNHPHPPAAGAGAAGGGEADLKALTHSVLKKLKERQLELLLQAVESRGGTRTACLLLPGRLDCRLGLGAPAGSQPAQPPSTYSLPLLLCKVFRWPDLRHSSEVKRLCCCESYGKINPELVCCNPHHLSRLCELESPPPPYSRYPMDFLKPTADCPDAVPSSAETGGTNYLAPGGLSDSQLLLEPGDRSHWCVVAYWEEKTRVGRLYCVQEPSLDIFYDLPQGNGFCLGQLNSDNKSQLVQKVRSKIGCGIQLTREVDGVWVYNRSSYPIFIKSATLDNPDSRTLLVHKVFPGFSIKAFDYEKAYSLQRPNDHEFMQQPWTGFTVQISFVKGWGQCYTRQFISSCPCWLEVIFNSR